Proteins encoded together in one Mannheimia haemolytica window:
- the nfo gene encoding Endonuclease 4: MKYIGAHVSASGGVENAVLRSVEIGANAFALFTKNQRQWQAPALKAETIEKFKRFCKVHHFSAEQILPHDSYLINLGNPEAEALEKSRVAFIDEMSRANQLGLKLLNFHPGAHLKQISEQDCLARIAESINIAVEKVPNVIAVIENTAGQGSNLGWHFDHLATIIEQVEDKSRVGVCLDTCHLFSAGYDISSYEKSEAVFNDFNQTVGFYYLRGMHLNGSKTPLGSRVDRHHTLREGTIGTDVFAFIMQNTNFDHIPMILETISPEIWADEIKFLRTLELK, encoded by the coding sequence ATGAAATATATAGGCGCACACGTTAGTGCTTCAGGTGGGGTGGAAAATGCAGTTTTGCGTTCCGTAGAAATTGGTGCTAATGCATTTGCGTTATTTACTAAGAATCAACGTCAATGGCAGGCACCGGCATTAAAAGCCGAAACTATCGAAAAATTTAAGCGTTTTTGTAAAGTGCATCATTTTTCAGCAGAGCAAATCTTACCACACGATAGCTATTTGATTAATTTAGGAAATCCGGAAGCGGAGGCATTGGAGAAATCTCGTGTGGCATTTATTGATGAGATGTCTCGAGCAAATCAATTAGGTTTAAAATTGTTGAATTTTCACCCGGGGGCGCATTTAAAGCAAATTTCCGAGCAAGATTGTTTGGCTAGAATTGCAGAATCGATCAATATTGCAGTTGAAAAAGTACCGAATGTTATTGCCGTGATTGAAAATACGGCAGGACAGGGTTCTAATTTAGGTTGGCATTTCGATCATTTGGCAACTATTATTGAGCAAGTTGAGGATAAAAGCCGAGTGGGGGTGTGTTTAGATACTTGTCACTTATTTTCTGCCGGATATGATATTAGCTCTTATGAAAAGAGCGAGGCGGTATTTAATGATTTTAACCAAACGGTTGGTTTCTATTATTTAAGGGGGATGCACTTAAATGGTTCAAAAACACCATTAGGTAGCAGAGTAGATCGCCATCATACTTTAAGAGAAGGTACAATAGGGACTGATGTATTTGCATTTATTATGCAAAATACGAATTTTGACCATATTCCTATGATTTTAGAGACAATTTCGCCTGAAATTTGGGCAGATGAAATAAAATTTCTACGCACATTGGAACTAAAATAG
- the spr_2 gene encoding Probable endopeptidase Spr precursor, which yields MKKNLFATTFKPVFIASILSVFGGYSSIAVASLSSKPATPNQIIASKAERLAKSSSVFTNRANLPTSSAHTANYSGRINGVYHNWVGTRYRLGGTTKAGIDCSAFVREVMGKAFSKDMPRSTAEQRHVGHSISKSDLRPGDLVFFRKNNHVGVYIGNGKFVHASSSRGVTTSSLSESYWSRNYTQSRRVI from the coding sequence ATGAAAAAAAATCTTTTTGCAACAACCTTCAAACCCGTATTTATTGCTTCTATTTTGTCTGTTTTTGGAGGGTATTCTTCCATTGCTGTAGCAAGTTTAAGTTCTAAACCGGCCACACCAAATCAAATCATTGCAAGTAAAGCAGAAAGATTAGCTAAGTCTTCTTCAGTATTTACCAATCGAGCAAATCTTCCAACTTCTTCCGCTCATACAGCGAATTATAGTGGTCGTATTAATGGTGTTTATCATAATTGGGTAGGGACACGCTATCGTTTAGGCGGCACAACAAAAGCAGGAATTGATTGTTCCGCCTTTGTGCGTGAAGTAATGGGCAAAGCATTTAGTAAAGATATGCCTCGTTCAACTGCAGAACAACGCCATGTTGGGCATTCCATTTCAAAATCTGATTTACGCCCAGGTGATTTAGTCTTTTTCCGTAAGAATAACCATGTAGGGGTTTATATTGGTAATGGTAAATTTGTACACGCTAGTTCAAGTAGAGGGGTAACCACCAGCTCATTGTCAGAAAGCTACTGGTCAAGAAACTACACACAATCTCGCCGTGTAATTTAA
- the ycdY gene encoding Chaperone protein YcdY: MNETTINDFSLLCRLFGNLFYRHPTAPILAGTFNWLAQGGLRQVWALNTDSQSENALTLLQKNANPTQLAASYQALFAENGAISPTISAYGLSVNNFVAFRQERAMPELENADHVGLLFLTASWIEDNLDSALAQKILFEQFLLPCAGKFLGKIEAFDNGFYKALAQLSRDALSAMADELEESQLEAVE, translated from the coding sequence ATGAACGAAACTACCATTAACGATTTTTCCCTGCTTTGCCGTTTGTTTGGCAACTTATTTTATCGTCACCCTACCGCCCCTATTTTAGCTGGCACATTTAACTGGCTTGCCCAAGGAGGATTACGCCAAGTCTGGGCATTAAATACGGATAGCCAAAGTGAAAATGCGCTGACTCTCTTACAAAAGAATGCTAACCCTACGCAATTAGCAGCAAGCTATCAAGCGCTTTTTGCTGAAAATGGGGCTATTTCTCCAACAATTTCAGCCTATGGATTATCAGTTAATAATTTTGTAGCTTTTAGACAAGAACGGGCAATGCCTGAATTAGAAAATGCCGATCACGTTGGGTTACTATTTCTCACGGCATCTTGGATCGAAGATAATCTCGATTCTGCCTTAGCTCAAAAAATATTATTCGAACAATTTTTACTACCTTGTGCAGGCAAATTCTTAGGAAAAATAGAAGCTTTCGACAATGGTTTTTATAAAGCCCTCGCACAACTTAGCCGTGATGCCCTTAGTGCTATGGCTGATGAACTTGAAGAAAGTCAGTTAGAAGCGGTAGAATAA
- the umuD gene encoding DNA polymerase V subunit UmuD, producing the protein MASIRQISDQTAAYQPIPLYRDFNSSRSVKLDLNSLCIKRPRDTFFIHVKNPNLIAWGIELDDLLIVEQTNQYLVNDLLVLEKDGEYKFYQFFNEIQNGEGIAEKILFSLDVSEPNLRITDWAEVKIAGVITNVVHQMRTRGAFTQAKQRVA; encoded by the coding sequence ATGGCTTCAATCAGACAAATTTCAGATCAAACGGCAGCTTATCAGCCGATTCCGCTTTATCGGGATTTCAATAGCAGCCGCTCTGTAAAGCTCGATCTTAATTCACTTTGTATCAAACGCCCGAGAGACACTTTTTTTATCCACGTGAAAAACCCAAATTTAATCGCGTGGGGAATTGAACTAGACGATTTATTGATTGTAGAACAGACCAATCAATATTTAGTTAATGATCTATTGGTGCTTGAAAAAGATGGGGAATATAAATTCTATCAATTCTTTAATGAAATTCAGAATGGGGAAGGTATTGCTGAAAAAATTTTATTTTCATTAGATGTGAGCGAACCAAATCTTAGAATTACTGATTGGGCTGAAGTAAAAATAGCAGGTGTAATTACTAATGTGGTTCATCAAATGCGTACTCGTGGAGCATTTACACAAGCTAAGCAACGCGTAGCATAA